The Saccharomonospora glauca K62 genome has a segment encoding these proteins:
- a CDS encoding M23 family metallopeptidase produces MVAAVAAGAFAAAAAGQTLQATSGGDSPEHRTDITPLANADDASAAMTTGGGAGVGGNTRVGAPVLLQVSENTTDGSVEAKKLTESAELTEARLEREAEERRKAAEEAARPKFVLPAQGVFTSGYGARWGATHYGIDIANSIGTPIVAAADGTVIDAGPASGFGLWVRIQLDDGTIHVYGHMDSFSVYVGQRVKAGEQIAVIGNRGQSTGPHLHFEVHENGQKVDPQAWLAARGVYI; encoded by the coding sequence ATGGTGGCCGCAGTGGCGGCGGGCGCGTTCGCCGCCGCAGCAGCAGGGCAGACACTCCAAGCCACGTCCGGTGGCGACTCCCCCGAACACCGGACCGACATCACTCCTCTGGCCAACGCCGACGACGCGAGCGCGGCCATGACCACCGGAGGCGGTGCCGGAGTCGGTGGCAACACCCGCGTAGGCGCACCGGTTCTGCTCCAGGTCTCCGAGAACACCACCGACGGCTCCGTCGAGGCCAAGAAGCTCACCGAGAGCGCCGAGCTCACCGAGGCTCGTCTCGAACGGGAGGCCGAGGAGCGCCGCAAGGCCGCCGAGGAGGCCGCTCGCCCCAAGTTCGTGCTTCCCGCACAGGGCGTGTTCACCTCCGGCTACGGCGCCCGCTGGGGCGCCACCCACTACGGCATCGACATCGCCAACAGCATCGGCACCCCGATCGTCGCCGCCGCCGACGGCACCGTGATCGACGCGGGCCCCGCCAGCGGCTTCGGTCTTTGGGTGCGCATCCAGCTCGACGACGGCACGATCCACGTCTACGGCCACATGGACAGCTTCTCCGTCTACGTGGGCCAGCGGGTCAAAGCCGGCGAGCAGATCGCCGTCATCGGCAACAGGGGCCAGTCCACCGGTCCTCACCTGCACTTCGAGGTCCACGAGAACGGCCAGAAGGTCGACCCGCAGGCCTGGCTCGCCGCGCGCGGCGTCTACATCTGA
- the sucC gene encoding ADP-forming succinate--CoA ligase subunit beta, producing MDLYEYQAKELFADHGVPVLPGTVVGEAEEARRAAEEIGGQVVVKAQVKTGGRGKAGGVKLAADPAEAVEKARAILGLDIKGHVTRRVLVTEASEIAEEYYFSFLLDRANRTFLAMASAEGGMEIEQLAAERPEALAKVPVNPLTGVDLDKAREIVTKANFPEAIREKAAEVIVKLWETFVAEDATLVEVNPLVRDPKDEIIALDGKVTLDDNAAFRQPKHADFVDVEAEDPLEAKAKAKGLNYVKLDGQVGIIGNGAGLVMSTLDVVAYAGERHGGVRPANFLDIGGGASAEVMAAGLDVILGDPDVKSVFVNVFGGITACDAVANGIVEALKILGDDATKPLVVRLDGNNVEEGRRILTEAAHPLVTLVDTMDSAADKAAELASAGA from the coding sequence GTGGACCTCTACGAGTATCAGGCGAAGGAGCTTTTCGCTGACCACGGCGTTCCGGTACTGCCCGGAACCGTGGTCGGTGAGGCCGAGGAAGCCCGCCGGGCGGCCGAGGAGATCGGCGGCCAGGTGGTGGTGAAGGCTCAGGTTAAGACGGGTGGCCGGGGTAAGGCCGGCGGTGTGAAGCTCGCCGCCGACCCGGCCGAGGCGGTGGAGAAGGCCCGAGCGATCCTCGGGCTGGACATCAAGGGACATGTGACGCGCCGGGTGCTGGTGACCGAGGCATCCGAGATTGCTGAGGAGTATTACTTCTCGTTCCTGCTCGACCGCGCCAACCGTACGTTCCTGGCCATGGCCTCCGCCGAGGGCGGCATGGAGATCGAGCAGCTCGCCGCCGAGCGTCCCGAGGCGCTGGCGAAGGTCCCGGTGAACCCCCTCACCGGTGTCGACCTCGACAAGGCGCGCGAGATCGTCACCAAGGCCAACTTCCCCGAGGCGATTCGGGAGAAGGCCGCCGAGGTGATCGTCAAGCTGTGGGAGACGTTCGTCGCCGAGGACGCCACCCTCGTCGAGGTGAACCCGCTGGTGCGGGACCCGAAGGACGAGATCATCGCCCTCGACGGCAAGGTGACGCTCGACGACAACGCGGCCTTCCGGCAGCCGAAGCACGCCGACTTCGTCGACGTCGAGGCGGAGGACCCGCTGGAGGCCAAGGCGAAGGCCAAGGGCCTCAACTACGTGAAGCTGGACGGTCAGGTCGGCATCATCGGCAACGGTGCCGGACTGGTGATGTCCACGCTGGACGTCGTGGCCTACGCCGGTGAGCGGCACGGCGGCGTGCGCCCCGCGAACTTCCTGGACATCGGTGGCGGTGCCTCCGCGGAGGTCATGGCCGCCGGTCTCGACGTCATCCTGGGTGACCCCGACGTCAAGAGCGTGTTCGTGAACGTCTTCGGTGGCATCACCGCGTGCGACGCGGTGGCCAACGGCATCGTCGAGGCGCTGAAGATCCTGGGTGACGACGCCACCAAGCCGCTCGTCGTGCGGCTCGACGGCAACAACGTCGAGGAGGGCCGCCGCATCCTCACCGAGGCGGCGCACCCGCTCGTGACGCTGGTGGACACCATGGACAGCGCGGCCGACAAAGCCGCCGAGTTGGCTTCGGCAGGTGCGTGA